AGTTTTACCTGAGAAGATGCTGCTCTCAGCTGTCCCGAAACGACCGGAGATGCGATCACAATCGGCGGCGGCGCTCCGTCGAGAACTTGAGGAGTGTTGGCCGGAGTCGGAGCGAGAAGTCCCATGGGAGAAGTAACGAGATGGATGAAGGGACGAGATTCAACTGAAATCTTCGTGATAAGAtgcgcttcttcttcttcgacctTCTGCAACAGATTCTTGACTTGGCCTCTCAAGAGCGCCTCCCCAGATCCAGGAGTGCTCTTGACTCTGCTCTTCCCAACAGCCACTCCTGAGGATGGAGTCTGCATCGCAAGTCCCACGATCGGCGAGTCGTTGGTTATGTCGAACAACGCTGACCTGTCTGGCTTCGGCGTTGCGCCGTTTCTTTGCCTTGGTTTCGACTCCTCTGGTTTCTCTAGAAAATTTCAATTCCAGAAAGAAACAACTATCGATTAGGACATATGGATATCGAACTAGTGGAGAAACATCCAGAGAGACGTGGAGGACTTACTTGATGATGATAAGAGATGATTGGTGGCAGAGCTTTTCATGGCAGAGAGGGTCTGAGACCTAGTCACTCTCCTCGTTGATGATGGTGTCTCCATCGAGATCTAAAGACTTGTTTCTGgggaataataataatagaaaaaagCTATAGGAGTTTTAGACAAGTGGGTATGGTGTTTGCTGTGTCTCTAGTATTTAAAGGCAGTCATAACCAATagggttttgaaaaaaaaattagccgTTGGGACTTACTCTCTTACAGGAATGGAAGGAGCCGTTTCAGAAAACTAGCGGTTGGGACTCTGGATGAATAAGGGATTATGGGCCCCCAATTAAAAACCCCGTAATCACTAATGTCTATAATGGCCCAAGGCATTAATTGATAAATTATGGGCTAAGGCCTAAGTAAGGAGTGGGAATGATTGCTCTTTAGTTTTGATTCCAAACAAATTGAATTATTACCCTTGCAGGTTGCATGTATtgtaaaaaacatttagaaaaaaatttagagGCATGACGCATAAATGCATACGGTTACTGAGGAAGAGAAGTACAACTTGCTTGGTGATAAGAGTTGTGGTGAGAGAAGAGTATGGGGTGGTGTCTACAGCTATATAGATCTAAAAGAGTAGCTTCCGGGATTGTGTTCTGACAAAGTAAAAAACACAGAGACAGGCCCGATTCAACTTGGCCGGAAATCCTGCCTGAACTTAGCAAAATAATACCTCTTTGATATGGTTTTTGTTAATGccaaataaaatttgattagCTCACGATAAAGCCTTAAACACATGGTACGGCTTGGAAGCCAGGTTGGCAAATTAGTAATCAGAATCCTTAAGAAAGCCCCCAATATCcataactaatatttatataggtATAAAATTGTTTAGGCTAAAATTGTTTAGGTAACATGTTCACACGTTTTTTTGTCTGGacaaccatattataaaaagaataagaaaaaaagtgAAAAGCACTTCAGATTCAGACTGCTAAATAAGTAAGTGTCTCCTGTAATCATTACTACATAGCATCGATTATTCgattttatcattatttagtTGTTCAACGATTTCTTTcaagtatattttaattaaaatatttgtttaatccTACTAGTACCAATTGAAGATGTTATTGGAATA
This genomic stretch from Brassica napus cultivar Da-Ae chromosome C9, Da-Ae, whole genome shotgun sequence harbors:
- the LOC106392254 gene encoding YTH domain-containing protein 1, with protein sequence METPSSTRRVTRSQTLSAMKSSATNHLLSSSKKPEESKPRQRNGATPKPDRSALFDITNDSPIVGLAMQTPSSGVAVGKSRVKSTPGSGEALLRGQVKNLLQKVEEEEAHLITKISVESRPFIHLVTSPMGLLAPTPANTPQVLDGAPPPIVIASPVVSGQLRAASSQVEKEESLEKSPSITRSLLLDFSDKSELWESSDCSSVVTQNPEDDNSSVWSMQVNASTKDEEDDEEDQEVVYSYREEDDEEEYEEEEEEEEVEGLCEGMRKIRFAGKHTRFVYDSDLEEMVEAEELTPGVSRLKVFPTPTGKHVRFADEDDQE